A stretch of DNA from Rhizobium sullae:
GTAACAATGAATGTTGTCGCCGTCTTGCAAAGATCCCCGGTGTCGGACCGATCGGCGCGGTCTTGCTGATGATGAAAGCGCCGGCACCGGAACAGTTCACATCCGGAAGGCAGTTTGCCGCCTGGGTGGGCCTGACGCCCAGAGACCATTCGACTGCGGGCAAAGTCAGGCTCGGTGTCATTACGAGGGCCGGCGATGAGACCTTGCGCAAGACATTGGTCGTGGGTGCGACCTCGCGGCTTCAACAGGTAAGAGCGGGACGTGGAAAGAGCACTTCGCCTTGGCTCATCGAGTTGCTCAAGCGCAAGCCACCCAAGCTCGTGGCTGTCGCGCTAGCCAACAAGATCGCCCGGATCGCCTGGAAGATGATGGTGAGCGGCGAGGACTACAAGGGTAATGCTGCGCGACCGGCTCTGGCCTGCGCAGCGTAAAGAGATCAGTCAGGTCACGGTGAGCTGGATACAGATGCTACCGTGCCGATCTGATGCGTGAACTTGCAGGGAACGAGCAGATGGTGTGATCGATCGATCCGAGACGTGGGACACTCCGTATCTCTCAGTGGCCGTTGAAGGTCGCCGACCTGTTTGGAACTCACGTCGCGGAACCCATCTTGGCCAGCGTTCATGTGCGAGCGCAACAACAGGCCGGACATATGAACGCAAGCGATCTCGATCAAATCATCATAGGAGTTCTTGCAGGGAGGGGGCCGTCCACATATGAGAGATAGGTGACGTTTTGTACCGGAGACATGGGTAACACTTTTCGCTTTTTGGCGGGAGGTGTTGATGCCGTGGAAAGAGACTTCGGTGATGGAGGAACGTCTACGATTTGTTGCCCGGCTATTAGAGGGCGAAGGCATGGGCGATGTGTGCCGTGCATTCGGCATCTCGCGCAAGACCGGCTACAAGATCTTCAATCGCTATAAGGACGACGGCCTGGAGGCGCTGACGGATCGGTCTCGACGGCCGGTGCGGTATGCCAACCAGCTGCCTGAGCCGGTCGAGGCGATGATCGTCTCGTGCAAGAAGAGCAAGCCGCATTGGGGTGCCAGGAAGATCAGGGAGCTTTTGGTGAAGCGCCTGGCCGGCGATGTGCGCGTGCCCGCCAAAAGCACGGTGCATGCCGTACTCGATCGACACGGGCTGGTCGCCCATGCCTGCAAGCGGCAACGACATCGAGCCGAAGGGACAGCCTTGTCACAGGCATTACTGCCGAACGATCTGTGGTGTGCCGACTTCAAAGGCGAGTTCAAGCTCGGAGATGGCCGATACTGTTACCCGCTGACGGTCACCGACCAGGCGTCACGTAACCTTCTCGCCTGCGAAGCCTTTGAGTCGACGCGAGAACGGGCTGTCTTCGACGCGTTCCGGCGGCTGTTTACCGAATGCGGCCTGCCGACGGCGATCCGCAGCGACAACGGCTTGCCGTTCGCCAGCCCAAACGGGCTCTACAATCTGTCGAAGCTGTCGGTGTGGTGGCTGAGGCTCGGGATCACGCTGGAGCGCATCAGGCCGGGCCGTCCCCAACAAAACGGCCGGCATGAGCGCATGCACCTGACGCTGAAGAAAGAGGCGACCCGACCACCCGGCAAAAACATCCTCCAGCAGCAGGCCCGCTTCGACGCTTTCGTCAGCGAATTCAATCAGGAGCGGCCGCACGAGGCGCTCAACATGAAGGTGCCGGCCGATCTCTACGTCGCTTCGTCACGCCCCTATCAGGGCCTGCCGCAGATCGACTACCCCTTCCACGACAGAGATGCGCTGGTGACCAATTGCGGCCGTATCTGCATCTACCGCAAGAAGATCAATATCTCGACCGTGCTGGCCGGCCAGAAACTGGGACTCAAGGAAGTCGACGACGGTATTTGGCTCGTCAGCTTCATGCATTATGATCTGGGATATATCGACCTGGAGCAGAGGACTTTGCAAACCATCGACAACCCGTTCGGCACGAGGTTGTCACCCATGTCTTAGACCGTATGTTCGTGGGGTGAAGGTGGCCCGCCCCCGCGGTAAGCTGTGTCGGGGGTTGCTCTGGATAGGCCGGAGCCTT
This window harbors:
- a CDS encoding integrase core domain-containing protein, with protein sequence MPWKETSVMEERLRFVARLLEGEGMGDVCRAFGISRKTGYKIFNRYKDDGLEALTDRSRRPVRYANQLPEPVEAMIVSCKKSKPHWGARKIRELLVKRLAGDVRVPAKSTVHAVLDRHGLVAHACKRQRHRAEGTALSQALLPNDLWCADFKGEFKLGDGRYCYPLTVTDQASRNLLACEAFESTRERAVFDAFRRLFTECGLPTAIRSDNGLPFASPNGLYNLSKLSVWWLRLGITLERIRPGRPQQNGRHERMHLTLKKEATRPPGKNILQQQARFDAFVSEFNQERPHEALNMKVPADLYVASSRPYQGLPQIDYPFHDRDALVTNCGRICIYRKKINISTVLAGQKLGLKEVDDGIWLVSFMHYDLGYIDLEQRTLQTIDNPFGTRLSPMS